In Gordonia iterans, the following proteins share a genomic window:
- a CDS encoding DUF3093 domain-containing protein — translation MSTISTSAPAPAPDRYFERLTVPLWWWPFASGLVALLGYEVQMAAYQRPWAIITYPILGVLVAWLLFSLSRMKIRVDADGTLYAHKAMLPADAIARGASVPPSARSAAMGRQLDPAAFLVYRSWIKPMVLLVLDDPEDPTPYWLISTRHPEKVLAAMGLVDAATSGQIAPATEEDSTDT, via the coding sequence GTGAGCACCATCTCGACCAGCGCACCCGCGCCGGCGCCCGACAGGTACTTCGAACGGCTGACCGTGCCACTGTGGTGGTGGCCGTTCGCGTCAGGACTGGTGGCACTACTGGGCTACGAGGTGCAGATGGCGGCATACCAGCGGCCCTGGGCCATCATCACCTATCCGATCCTCGGTGTGCTGGTCGCCTGGCTGTTGTTCTCGTTGAGCAGGATGAAGATCCGCGTCGACGCCGACGGCACCCTCTATGCCCACAAGGCCATGCTCCCTGCCGACGCCATCGCACGCGGCGCCTCCGTACCGCCGTCAGCCCGCAGCGCCGCGATGGGCCGCCAACTCGACCCGGCGGCCTTCCTGGTCTACCGATCGTGGATCAAGCCGATGGTGCTCCTGGTCCTTGACGACCCTGAAGACCCCACCCCGTACTGGCTCATCTCCACCCGGCACCCCGAGAAGGTTCTGGCCGCGATGGGACTGGTCGACGCCGCCACCTCCGGCCAGATCGCACCGGCCACAGAAGAAGACTCCACCGACACCTGA
- a CDS encoding cation diffusion facilitator family transporter → MGAGHSHGPAEGSAGRPGDYRKNLWIAFSLTAIIVVAQAVGSVITGSLALLTDTAHAAADASGLLVALIAATLMLKPPTPQRTWGFRRIEVLAALGQATLLIAVGLYAAVEGIRRLFEPPEISGGQLLIFGIIGLAANIVALVILTSSRTANFNMRAAFLEVLNDALGSLGVIIAAVVIATTGFQRADAIAGLLIAALIVPRAFKLIRETTSVLMEFSPKDLDVEGVREHILALDHVLGVHDLHASTIATGLPVVTAHVVVEDECFTDGHATELLEQIKACLAQHFDVSVQHSTFQIETERIAAGELETVIHR, encoded by the coding sequence GTGGGCGCAGGACACAGCCACGGACCGGCGGAGGGCAGTGCCGGCCGTCCTGGCGACTACCGCAAGAACTTGTGGATCGCCTTCTCGCTGACAGCGATCATCGTTGTGGCCCAAGCGGTCGGGTCGGTCATCACCGGAAGCCTGGCGCTGCTGACCGACACCGCGCACGCGGCCGCCGATGCTTCGGGGTTGTTGGTGGCACTGATCGCCGCGACCCTGATGCTCAAACCTCCGACACCCCAGCGGACGTGGGGGTTCCGTCGGATCGAGGTCCTCGCGGCGCTGGGGCAGGCCACCTTGCTGATCGCGGTCGGCCTGTACGCCGCGGTTGAGGGGATTCGGAGACTGTTCGAGCCCCCGGAGATCAGCGGCGGGCAATTGCTGATCTTCGGGATCATCGGCCTGGCCGCGAATATCGTCGCCCTGGTCATCTTGACCTCCAGCCGCACCGCGAACTTCAACATGCGTGCGGCGTTCCTGGAAGTGCTCAACGACGCCCTGGGCTCTCTCGGAGTCATCATCGCTGCCGTCGTGATCGCCACGACCGGCTTTCAGCGTGCCGATGCCATCGCGGGCCTGCTGATCGCGGCCCTGATCGTGCCGCGTGCGTTCAAGCTGATCCGCGAGACGACGAGCGTCTTGATGGAGTTCAGTCCGAAGGACCTCGATGTCGAGGGCGTCCGCGAACACATCCTCGCGCTCGATCATGTGCTCGGCGTCCACGATCTTCACGCCTCCACCATCGCCACGGGCCTGCCGGTGGTCACCGCACACGTCGTCGTCGAGGACGAGTGCTTCACCGACGGTCACGCCACTGAACTGCTTGAGCAGATCAAGGCCTGCCTCGCCCAGCACTTCGACGTCTCGGTCCAGCACTCGACATTCCAGATCGAGACCGAACGCATCGCCGCGGGGGAACTGGAAACCGTGATTCACCGATAG
- a CDS encoding heavy metal translocating P-type ATPase yields the protein MSEVCCGTTPAAAGAEPVPDSASGERIWQVRELQYAVVAVVGLTAGWLFERAGMHSAGAGLELASAAVAALSFVPESVRALARGKVGVGTLMTIAAIGAVALGQYGEAAMLGILFSIAEGLEHYAVSRTRRGLRALLALVPPVASVIRDGREVQVEPDELVLGDVMVLRPGERAATDGVILRGRTTLDVSALTGESVPIEACPGDDVQAGAINGGGAIEMTVTARAADSSLARIVHIVEEAQERKGSAQRLADRVARPLVPAIMILAAAVAAIGPVLGDPRVWIERALVVLVAASPCALAIAVPLTVVAAVGAASRRGALVKGGAALERLGAVKFIALDKTGTLTRNAPEVIETLAVAGTAAGEVLAVAAALEARSEHPLARAILDAGPKEVPAADGVTAVAGHGLYGTLGASSLRLGRPGWIGSGPLEDDIARLQEQGATVVLVERDGLLIGAVAVRDELRPEAPEVIARLDALGITTAMLTGDNPRTAAALGTQAGIGEVYAELRPEDKAEVLTRIAAGRPSAMVGDGVNDAPALATADVGIAMGAMGTDVAIETADVALMGEDLRHLPQTVSLARRARRIMLQNIVLALAIIVVLIPLAGAGVLGLATVVLIHESAEVLVILNAIRAARVKDDAALAQVVEVDESKPHTVAVPLLHTPDDPCCSGK from the coding sequence ATGTCTGAGGTCTGCTGCGGTACGACGCCGGCCGCTGCCGGAGCAGAACCGGTCCCGGATTCGGCGTCCGGCGAGCGGATTTGGCAGGTTCGTGAACTCCAGTACGCGGTCGTTGCAGTCGTGGGCCTAACGGCCGGGTGGCTGTTCGAGCGGGCCGGGATGCACTCTGCAGGCGCCGGCCTGGAATTGGCGTCCGCGGCGGTGGCGGCACTGTCGTTCGTTCCGGAGTCAGTGAGGGCGTTGGCACGCGGGAAGGTCGGCGTCGGCACGTTGATGACGATCGCGGCGATCGGCGCGGTAGCGCTGGGACAGTATGGCGAAGCCGCCATGCTCGGGATCTTGTTCTCGATCGCCGAAGGGCTGGAGCATTACGCGGTGTCGCGGACCCGGCGCGGTTTACGGGCACTTTTGGCGCTGGTACCACCGGTGGCGTCGGTGATCCGCGACGGTCGCGAGGTACAGGTCGAACCCGACGAACTGGTGCTCGGTGACGTCATGGTTCTGCGGCCCGGGGAGCGTGCGGCCACCGACGGAGTGATACTTCGTGGGCGGACCACTCTGGATGTCTCCGCGCTGACCGGCGAGTCTGTGCCGATCGAAGCCTGCCCCGGCGATGATGTCCAGGCCGGTGCAATCAACGGTGGTGGAGCGATCGAGATGACGGTCACGGCGCGGGCGGCAGACAGTTCACTCGCCCGGATCGTGCACATCGTGGAGGAGGCGCAAGAGCGGAAGGGCAGCGCGCAGCGTCTGGCCGACCGTGTGGCCCGCCCACTGGTTCCGGCCATCATGATCCTGGCCGCGGCTGTGGCGGCGATCGGCCCGGTGCTCGGTGATCCGCGGGTCTGGATCGAGCGGGCGCTGGTGGTGCTGGTCGCGGCTTCGCCGTGTGCGCTGGCGATCGCGGTCCCATTGACAGTCGTCGCGGCCGTCGGTGCGGCATCGCGCCGCGGTGCGCTGGTGAAAGGTGGCGCTGCGCTGGAACGACTCGGAGCGGTCAAATTTATCGCGCTCGACAAGACCGGAACCCTGACCCGCAACGCGCCGGAAGTCATCGAGACTCTGGCGGTCGCTGGTACTGCGGCCGGAGAGGTCCTCGCCGTCGCGGCGGCACTGGAGGCCCGAAGCGAACATCCGCTGGCGCGTGCGATCCTCGATGCCGGGCCCAAAGAGGTCCCGGCCGCCGACGGCGTGACCGCGGTAGCGGGGCACGGCCTGTATGGCACGCTCGGTGCCTCCAGCCTGCGGCTGGGTCGACCCGGATGGATCGGCAGTGGACCGCTCGAAGACGACATTGCTCGACTTCAGGAGCAAGGAGCCACCGTCGTTCTCGTGGAGCGTGACGGGCTGCTGATCGGTGCCGTCGCGGTGCGCGACGAGCTTCGTCCGGAGGCTCCAGAGGTGATTGCGCGGCTCGACGCGCTCGGTATCACCACAGCCATGCTCACCGGTGACAACCCGCGGACCGCAGCAGCGCTGGGTACCCAGGCGGGCATCGGCGAGGTGTATGCCGAACTACGCCCCGAGGACAAGGCTGAGGTCCTCACCCGGATCGCGGCCGGGCGCCCCAGCGCGATGGTCGGGGACGGGGTGAATGACGCACCCGCGCTGGCCACCGCCGACGTGGGGATCGCGATGGGCGCGATGGGTACCGATGTTGCGATCGAGACCGCCGACGTCGCCCTGATGGGCGAAGATCTACGGCATCTTCCGCAGACGGTGTCACTGGCTCGGCGGGCGCGCCGGATCATGCTGCAGAACATCGTGTTGGCGCTCGCCATCATCGTGGTACTGATCCCACTCGCTGGTGCCGGCGTGCTCGGCCTCGCCACCGTGGTGCTGATTCACGAGTCCGCCGAGGTGCTGGTAATCCTGAACGCGATCCGTGCCGCGCGGGTGAAGGACGACGCCGCTCTGGCGCAGGTGGTGGAGGTCGACGAGTCAAAGCCGCACACCGTCGCCGTGCCGCTGCTCCATACGCCCGATGACCCGTGCTGTTCGGGAAAGTAG
- a CDS encoding helix-turn-helix transcriptional regulator: MTRVPPVPFPAWEGVLAMVPGAVFYRGPGGDADSHAHHAIQIIASLDGPFTLSFDQHRERATAALIPSGVRHGLTCSSGRLLIVLVDPFGPRGRRLEAAAGRMTTRQVGRALAPVLADSGAAPDPGSAVDEFIGALAPDSPDKVSVLSDPVRAALQYLEGAAHAGPRLAEAAAQAHLSPSHLTHLFSREVGMPFRRYGIWVRLRRAAEQVAAGATLTDAAVAAGFSDSAHLSRVFKANFGLSPSALLAMAVRRDAWPEAVTDADTRGW; this comes from the coding sequence ATGACGCGTGTTCCACCGGTGCCGTTCCCGGCGTGGGAGGGGGTGCTGGCGATGGTTCCGGGTGCGGTGTTCTATCGCGGGCCGGGAGGCGATGCCGATAGTCACGCGCACCACGCGATCCAGATCATCGCGTCGCTCGATGGGCCGTTCACGCTGAGCTTCGATCAACACCGCGAGCGAGCGACCGCAGCGCTGATACCCAGCGGCGTGCGTCATGGTCTGACCTGCTCGTCTGGGCGTCTACTGATCGTCCTGGTCGACCCCTTCGGGCCGCGGGGCCGCCGACTGGAGGCTGCGGCGGGCCGTATGACGACTCGGCAGGTCGGCCGCGCCCTGGCTCCGGTCCTGGCTGACTCCGGTGCGGCGCCAGACCCTGGGAGTGCGGTTGATGAGTTCATCGGCGCGCTCGCCCCAGACTCACCCGACAAGGTCAGCGTGCTCTCTGATCCGGTACGGGCGGCGTTGCAGTATCTGGAAGGGGCGGCGCACGCGGGCCCGAGGCTTGCCGAGGCCGCCGCCCAGGCACACCTGTCGCCGTCGCATCTGACTCATCTGTTCAGCCGCGAGGTGGGTATGCCGTTCCGCCGGTACGGAATCTGGGTTCGATTAAGGCGGGCAGCTGAACAGGTCGCTGCGGGCGCGACGTTGACCGATGCGGCGGTCGCCGCCGGGTTCAGCGATTCCGCGCACTTGAGCCGGGTGTTCAAAGCCAACTTCGGACTGAGTCCGTCGGCCCTGCTGGCGATGGCCGTGCGTCGTGACGCTTGGCCCGAAGCCGTCACCGATGCCGATACGCGAGGGTGGTGA
- a CDS encoding L,D-transpeptidase, which translates to MRSGRGRNVREAAPSLRARLVKFAALVLAIAVLSSCSASYGSDVQPGDNVADLMKPTISVAKEGGGRLAPNSVGVEPGLPIVVTANDGILAKVNIPKSDGSALDGRMSEDGSTWTSTEALGYSKRYSLQAEAVGVGGRATVSQRFTTTSPGSLTSAVILGERTVGIAQTVGIRFTDPIPDRTKAQNAIKITSDPQVEGAFYWISNSEVRWRPEHFWKPGTKVSVAVNIYGVDLGDGLYGDKNSSYDFTIGRAQEIFADDNTKTIVVKRGDKVIRTMPTSFGKDSTATPRGIYMIGDRVEHIIMDSSTYGVPVESAAGYRTPVDWAVQMSYSGIYMHGAPWSLWAQGNSNVSNGCPNLSPANAEWLVKNTLRGDPVTVKNTNAEVLSGTDGLGDWNIPWSVWKKGNAE; encoded by the coding sequence ATTCGGTCCGGCCGCGGCCGTAACGTACGCGAGGCAGCGCCGTCGTTGCGCGCGCGTCTGGTGAAGTTCGCGGCGCTGGTGTTGGCCATCGCCGTTCTCTCCTCGTGTAGCGCCTCATACGGCAGCGACGTGCAGCCCGGCGACAATGTCGCCGATCTTATGAAGCCCACCATCTCGGTGGCCAAAGAAGGCGGCGGCCGGCTGGCACCCAATTCAGTCGGGGTCGAACCCGGGCTGCCCATCGTTGTCACTGCCAACGACGGAATCCTCGCGAAAGTGAATATCCCGAAATCCGACGGCAGCGCCCTCGACGGACGGATGAGCGAGGACGGCAGCACGTGGACCAGTACCGAGGCGCTGGGCTATTCAAAGCGCTATTCCCTGCAGGCCGAGGCGGTCGGTGTCGGTGGCCGCGCAACGGTGTCTCAGCGGTTCACCACGACCTCCCCGGGGTCGCTGACCAGTGCGGTGATTCTCGGTGAGAGGACCGTGGGGATCGCCCAAACCGTCGGTATCCGGTTCACCGATCCCATCCCGGATCGCACGAAGGCGCAGAACGCCATCAAGATCACCTCTGACCCGCAGGTCGAGGGCGCGTTCTACTGGATCAGCAACTCCGAAGTTCGGTGGCGGCCCGAACACTTCTGGAAACCGGGCACCAAGGTGAGTGTCGCGGTGAACATCTACGGTGTCGATCTCGGTGACGGCCTATACGGCGACAAGAACTCGTCGTATGACTTCACGATCGGCCGGGCCCAAGAGATCTTCGCCGATGACAACACCAAGACCATCGTGGTCAAGCGCGGAGACAAAGTCATCCGAACGATGCCGACTTCCTTCGGTAAAGACAGCACGGCAACACCCCGCGGGATCTACATGATCGGCGATCGTGTCGAGCACATCATCATGGACTCCTCGACATACGGCGTCCCTGTCGAATCGGCGGCGGGATACCGCACACCCGTCGATTGGGCGGTTCAGATGTCCTACAGCGGCATCTACATGCATGGAGCTCCGTGGTCGCTCTGGGCGCAAGGCAACAGCAACGTCAGCAACGGCTGCCCGAACCTGAGCCCCGCGAACGCCGAGTGGCTGGTGAAGAACACCCTGCGAGGAGACCCGGTCACCGTCAAGAACACCAATGCCGAAGTCCTCTCCGGCACCGACGGCCTCGGCGACTGGAACATCCCCTGGTCGGTATGGAAGAAGGGCAACGCCGAATGA
- a CDS encoding NlpC/P60 family protein, with protein sequence MKRATNSARTALRGSTVGALFFVGVLTAGTAGAEPKNETSPVAKLVNQIAAVDQNLADLSSAVETKKQNVNKTLVDFQNAIAAQGLAAAADDSAQASLRTTKKKVDAAQREFDAFLRTLNRQGNNLGSMTDYVSSSDPEKVLEKVTGADQFARHQRTVIRNLQQLRSQQSNRAAATKVARKQTAAAAKGAENRRNVALAAVTDARKAISEERGKRSALLNQRKALVQKLNTVKGGKSKAPALSEVLGVPPPTKIEGDPEADPAAAIAKLALDAGQELIAALIGDPQVPQSELLNELGIGGMPLNGSLSGNGSLLNRLGFLGGEGGQVQPGLRGAQGIEVVVNRMKSQLGVPYAWGGGNANGPTLGVRDGGVADSYGDYNKVGFDCSGLMVYGFAAVGIDLPKYSGYQFTAGPQFPLSEMKRGDMLFWGPGGSAHVALYLGDGTMLESPASGDVVKISPVRPGALSQVVRML encoded by the coding sequence TTGAAGCGAGCAACGAACAGCGCACGCACCGCGCTGCGAGGAAGCACCGTCGGGGCTCTCTTCTTCGTCGGCGTGCTGACTGCCGGCACCGCCGGTGCCGAGCCCAAGAATGAGACCTCACCGGTCGCGAAACTGGTGAACCAGATCGCTGCCGTCGACCAGAACCTGGCAGACCTCTCCTCCGCGGTGGAGACGAAGAAGCAGAACGTCAACAAGACGTTGGTCGACTTCCAGAACGCCATCGCTGCTCAAGGCCTGGCCGCGGCCGCTGACGACTCGGCGCAGGCATCGCTGCGCACAACCAAGAAGAAGGTCGACGCGGCCCAACGCGAGTTCGACGCGTTCCTGCGCACCCTCAACAGGCAGGGTAACAACCTGGGGTCGATGACTGACTACGTCTCTTCATCGGATCCGGAGAAGGTACTGGAGAAGGTCACCGGCGCTGATCAGTTCGCCCGGCACCAGCGCACGGTGATCCGCAATCTCCAGCAGCTGCGCAGTCAGCAGAGCAATCGTGCGGCCGCGACCAAGGTAGCCCGCAAACAGACCGCGGCCGCGGCCAAGGGCGCTGAGAACCGCCGCAACGTCGCGTTGGCGGCGGTGACCGATGCGCGCAAGGCCATCAGCGAGGAACGCGGTAAGCGCTCGGCACTGCTCAATCAGCGCAAGGCTTTGGTGCAGAAGCTCAATACTGTCAAGGGTGGCAAAAGCAAGGCGCCCGCCCTGAGCGAAGTGCTCGGCGTGCCACCTCCCACCAAGATCGAAGGTGATCCGGAGGCCGACCCTGCGGCCGCCATCGCCAAGCTCGCCCTTGATGCCGGACAGGAACTGATCGCTGCCCTCATCGGTGACCCTCAGGTGCCTCAGTCCGAACTGCTCAACGAGCTCGGGATCGGCGGTATGCCACTCAATGGCAGCCTCAGCGGCAACGGGAGCCTCCTGAACCGATTGGGATTCCTGGGCGGCGAGGGTGGACAGGTCCAGCCGGGCTTGCGTGGCGCGCAGGGCATCGAAGTGGTCGTTAACCGGATGAAGTCGCAGTTGGGTGTGCCGTACGCGTGGGGTGGCGGCAATGCCAACGGGCCCACCCTGGGCGTCCGGGACGGCGGTGTCGCCGACTCGTACGGCGACTACAACAAGGTCGGCTTCGACTGTTCGGGCCTGATGGTGTACGGCTTCGCCGCCGTCGGCATCGACCTTCCCAAGTACTCGGGCTATCAATTCACCGCCGGCCCGCAGTTCCCTCTCTCAGAGATGAAACGCGGCGACATGCTGTTCTGGGGTCCCGGCGGCAGCGCACACGTCGCGCTCTACCTCGGGGACGGAACCATGCTCGAATCCCCAGCTTCCGGTGACGTCGTGAAGATCTCCCCCGTCCGCCCCGGAGCGCTCTCGCAAGTGGTACGGATGCTCTGA
- a CDS encoding PIN domain-containing protein gives MGLVIVVDTNALWVNDSVAYDEGSHWKTVLDLARADGYGTEIIVPDVVVREHAQHEAAAISKARRETEKALRTVVNRAPRAGLTISVPDPDAMHEVVLPRRDEIAATMRSQLRAAGVKIADLPDISHSTLVDWSLDRHPPFDQSDKGYRDALLWLTVCRVAAGSGRDVLFVTNDKDFRQHGSLHPHLKASFETTAPDSTITLVEELSEAVKHRNTRTEASAEADDEDAEEGGAEAEARDEFDGEDVSQFFASKRDILRSALPGGLDRLIGTEISRHYDRHQAGSDLSLPGQVENAQIESIEPDLDALWIDTHENLDGDTTLGSAIFPAEVHYDGFVHKADQFDGDPAWVVIDPDWNERYVLVSGSIEVEMEFNFIISGEELESLDLMSISPR, from the coding sequence ATGGGTCTTGTCATCGTGGTCGACACGAACGCGCTCTGGGTGAATGACAGCGTTGCCTACGACGAGGGATCCCATTGGAAGACTGTCCTCGACCTGGCCCGCGCCGATGGGTACGGAACCGAGATTATCGTCCCTGATGTCGTGGTCAGGGAACATGCGCAACACGAGGCCGCGGCCATCTCGAAGGCTCGTCGCGAAACCGAGAAAGCCCTACGGACGGTCGTCAACCGGGCTCCCCGCGCCGGGCTCACAATCAGCGTGCCGGATCCAGACGCGATGCACGAGGTCGTCCTCCCCCGGCGAGATGAGATCGCAGCCACGATGCGCAGTCAACTCCGTGCCGCAGGCGTGAAGATCGCCGACTTACCCGACATTTCGCATTCCACCTTGGTGGACTGGTCACTTGATCGGCATCCGCCATTCGATCAATCAGACAAGGGATACAGAGATGCGCTGTTGTGGCTGACGGTGTGTCGTGTGGCAGCCGGATCCGGGCGCGACGTCCTATTCGTCACAAATGACAAGGATTTTCGGCAACACGGTTCGCTCCACCCCCACCTAAAAGCGTCGTTCGAAACTACCGCGCCGGACAGCACGATCACGCTCGTCGAGGAACTCTCTGAGGCGGTAAAACACCGAAATACCCGGACAGAAGCGAGCGCCGAGGCCGACGATGAAGATGCCGAGGAAGGTGGCGCCGAAGCCGAGGCACGTGATGAGTTCGACGGTGAGGACGTTAGCCAGTTCTTCGCGTCGAAACGCGACATCTTGCGGAGCGCTCTGCCTGGCGGACTCGACCGGCTGATCGGCACCGAGATCAGTAGACACTACGACAGGCACCAGGCCGGATCCGATCTTTCACTGCCCGGCCAGGTTGAGAACGCTCAAATCGAGTCGATCGAGCCCGATCTCGACGCCCTCTGGATTGACACGCACGAGAACCTCGACGGGGACACCACGCTCGGGTCGGCGATTTTCCCTGCTGAGGTCCACTACGACGGGTTCGTTCACAAGGCCGACCAGTTTGACGGAGACCCTGCCTGGGTAGTAATCGACCCGGATTGGAACGAGCGGTACGTGCTTGTCTCGGGGAGCATCGAGGTGGAGATGGAGTTCAATTTCATCATCAGCGGAGAAGAGCTTGAATCCTTGGACCTTATGTCCATCTCTCCGCGCTGA
- a CDS encoding ArsR/SmtB family transcription factor codes for MAMIDGGAVPIDEVSTAAYAHLFQALAEPTRLAIVQHLASGEHRVCDLVEHMGLAQSTVSKHVSFLAECGLLTCRPEGRASWYALAEPALLRILIAAAEKMLDATGNPAVLCSHLRPDGVGVVVGNGA; via the coding sequence ATGGCGATGATTGATGGTGGTGCGGTGCCGATCGATGAGGTGTCCACTGCCGCGTACGCGCATCTGTTTCAGGCGCTGGCCGAACCGACCCGCCTCGCGATCGTGCAGCACCTGGCCTCGGGTGAGCACCGCGTGTGTGATCTCGTCGAGCACATGGGACTGGCTCAGTCCACGGTCAGCAAGCACGTCAGCTTCCTCGCCGAATGCGGCCTGCTCACCTGCCGGCCTGAAGGGCGGGCGAGCTGGTATGCGCTGGCAGAGCCCGCACTGCTGCGCATCCTGATCGCGGCGGCGGAGAAGATGCTCGACGCCACCGGCAACCCCGCGGTTCTCTGTTCACATCTGCGTCCCGACGGTGTCGGGGTGGTCGTCGGGAACGGAGCGTAA
- a CDS encoding ArsR/SmtB family transcription factor → MSDERDDLCDLLCLDLPHAERIRGDLPDLADVERRAVQAKALADPTRLRVAAALHVGNELCVCDVAWVCGSAQNLVSHHLRQLRSAGLVSSRRDGRLVMYSLTERGRGLLVTLLNDEVLTDSRRSGEDEMVRDV, encoded by the coding sequence ATGTCTGATGAGCGTGATGATCTGTGTGACCTGCTCTGCCTGGACCTGCCGCACGCCGAGCGGATTCGCGGTGACCTGCCTGATCTGGCCGATGTGGAACGGCGAGCAGTTCAGGCCAAGGCGCTCGCCGATCCCACGCGACTGCGGGTAGCGGCGGCGTTGCACGTCGGGAATGAGTTGTGTGTGTGCGATGTCGCTTGGGTGTGTGGCAGCGCTCAGAACCTGGTTTCGCACCACCTGAGGCAGTTGCGATCGGCCGGGCTCGTCTCCTCGCGACGTGACGGTCGCCTGGTGATGTACTCACTCACCGAACGAGGTCGCGGACTCCTCGTCACCCTCCTCAACGACGAGGTGCTGACTGACTCGCGTCGAAGCGGCGAGGATGAGATGGTGCGCGATGTCTGA
- a CDS encoding transglutaminase-like domain-containing protein, producing the protein MDTHTYLQATPILDFDDPSLETLVTDRRWRTLPVYERIGAVYDFVRNEIAFGYNVSDELPASEVLADGYGQCNTKTTLLMALLRSVGVPCRFHGATIHKRLQRGVVEGVLYQLAPDDILHSWVEVRLDDRWIELEGVILDEDYLTGLRTTVAAEGAFLGYGAGTDDIEAPAVEWHGDDTAIQKTGVNNDLGVYDAPDSFYRRHGVNLTGLKGLLFRHVVRHRMNRKVTSIRRAGCPAR; encoded by the coding sequence ATGGACACTCACACGTATCTCCAGGCCACCCCGATCCTCGACTTCGACGATCCTTCGCTCGAAACTCTGGTCACTGATCGCCGGTGGCGAACTCTGCCGGTGTACGAGCGCATAGGAGCGGTCTACGACTTCGTCCGGAACGAGATCGCTTTCGGATACAACGTCTCCGACGAATTGCCGGCCTCGGAGGTACTCGCCGACGGCTACGGCCAGTGCAATACCAAGACCACGCTGTTGATGGCGCTGCTGCGCAGCGTCGGAGTGCCGTGCCGATTCCACGGGGCGACGATCCACAAACGCCTGCAGAGGGGAGTGGTCGAGGGTGTGCTGTACCAGCTGGCCCCCGACGACATATTGCACAGCTGGGTGGAAGTGCGCCTGGATGATCGCTGGATCGAACTCGAAGGAGTGATCCTCGACGAGGACTACCTGACCGGCCTGCGCACGACCGTGGCCGCCGAGGGAGCGTTCCTGGGCTACGGCGCTGGCACCGACGACATCGAAGCCCCTGCCGTCGAGTGGCACGGCGACGATACCGCGATCCAGAAGACCGGCGTCAACAACGATCTCGGCGTCTACGACGCCCCGGACAGCTTCTACCGCCGACACGGAGTGAACCTGACTGGGCTCAAAGGGCTGCTCTTCCGTCACGTGGTCCGCCACCGAATGAACCGCAAGGTCACCTCGATTCGCCGTGCCGGGTGCCCGGCCCGGTGA